A genomic window from Daphnia carinata strain CSIRO-1 chromosome 9, CSIRO_AGI_Dcar_HiC_V3, whole genome shotgun sequence includes:
- the LOC130688481 gene encoding venom allergen 3 homolog: MEMSEDDVDTIVGLHNDLRRKVASGQEDLGSPGPQPTATFMPDLVWDQELADAAWQWAQNCEFQHDPNLNDMQMGQNIAITFNSRQLTTPNWADSAIYPWYSEVEHMDCRSVSSFTSLQARNGQNIGHYTQVAWAGTTAVGCASVGYSDYSIPEMPYRILYVCNYSPPGNYIDQPVYDVDFSSSYCPDY; this comes from the exons ATGGAAATGAGCGAAGACGACGTCGATACGATTGTCGGACTTCACAACGATCTCCGTCGTAAAGTGGCGTCCGGCCAAGAGGATTTAGGATCACCTGGTCCACAGCCAACAGCCACTTTCATGCCCGACTTG GTCTGGGATCAGGAATTGGCCGATGCTGCGTGGCAATGGGCACAGAATTGCGAGTTTCAACACGATCCCAATCTCAACG ATATGCAAATGGGCCAGAATATTGCAATCACGTTCAATTCGAGGCAGTTGACCACACCAAACTGGGCCGACTCTGCTATTTATCCTTGGTACTCGGAGGTGGAGCACATGGACTGTCGTAGCGTTTCCAGTTTCAC GAGTCTTCAAGCACGAAACGGACAAAACATTGGCCACTACACTCAAGTGGCGTGGGCTGGAACGACGGCTGTGGGATGTGCATCCGTCGGCTACTCGGACTATTCCATCCCTGAAATGCCCTACAGAATTTTGTATGTCTGCAATTACAGTCCACCTGGAAACTACATCGATCAGCCAGTTTACGACGTAGATTTCTCGTCGTCCTACTGTCCTGACTATTAA
- the LOC130688738 gene encoding venom allergen 3 homolog, whose protein sequence is MEFTYKDINTIVELHNRLRRHVASGKESRGSPGPQPKSAYMPDLVWDDGLANAAWRWVQNCQFYHDPSLQDNRFTLVVAMQMGQNIAITVSSKRSTTPNWADAAIHPWYAEVEHMDCRHVTKFKSFEAANRQIIRHFTQLVWAGTKAVGCAAIGYTNYATPGTPFRVMYVCNYSPPGNIIGQPVYEVDSSSPSCREE, encoded by the exons ATGGAATTCACCTACAAGGATATCAATACGATTGTCGAACTTCACAatcgtcttcgtcgtcatGTGGCGTCAGGAAAAGAGAGTCGAGGCTCACCTGGTCCGCAGCCAAAATCTGCTTACATGCCAGACTTG GTGTGGGATGATGGTTTGGCCAACGCCGCATGGCGATGGGTCCAAAATTGTCAATTCTATCACGATCCAAGCCTTCAGG ATAATCGTTTCACACTTGTGGTAGCCATGCAAATGGGCCAGAACATTGCAATCACGGTGAGCTCGAAGCGTTCGACCACACCGAATTGGGCCGATGCAGCCATTCATCCGTGGTATGCAGAGGTTGAGCACATGGACTGTCGTCACGTGACCAAATTCAA GAGTTTCGAAGCTGCAAACAGACAAATCATTAGACATTTCACGCAGTTGGTTTGGGCTGGAACGAAAGCTGTAGGATGTGCAGCCATCGGTTACACGAACTATGCCACACCTGGAACACCGTTTAGAGTGATGTACGTCTGCAATTACAGCCCACCAGGAAACATCATTGGCCAACCAGTTTACGAAGTTGATTCTTCTAGCCCCAGCTGTCGAGAAGAGTAG
- the LOC130688750 gene encoding uncharacterized protein LOC130688750, protein MAFMVTPHMLKAEKTPYLNRRHVLLPYYYLRSRWPITSGMVFRQHSTTSRFYIFQYFLIMYSATRFFSRALISFSSNQSKNIRHCATATQLGTVDFETVKKGLEKKSLTYIDVRNQSELQNEGSIVGSVNIPLPEVVDAFAMKPQDFHEKYGISLPEKNADNIVLGCLYAIRSNKAGLYLQTIGYNAIRIYSGGFNEWKALGGPILKSSGVAPELNIHHLLSRGRMHFAARVIRRVAQFNSKFSYSTAMAQPTGTINFEEIRAGLENKNLIYVDVRNQSELQSDGKVVGSVNVPLPEIMEAFTSSDADFKNKYGFDKPDKSAPLVVGCFAGKRAAAAGEQLSSLGFNMIKVYPGSLSDWKSNGGAISKE, encoded by the exons ATGGCTTTCATG GTTACGCCACACATGTTGAAAGCCGAGAAAACGCCTTATTTGAATAGAAGACATGTTCTGCTTCCGTATTATTATCTCCGTTCTCGTTGGCCAATAACGTCCGGGATGGTCTTCCGCCAACACAGCACAACTAGCCG CTTCTATATATTTCAGTATTTTCTAATAATGTATTCAGCAACACGATTTTTTTCTCGTGCcctaatttcattttcctcgAATCAGTCAAAAAACATAAGACATTGTGCTACAGCTACCCAACTTG GCACTGTTGATTTTGAAACTGTGAAAAAAGGACTTGAGAAAAAGAGCTTGACATACATAGATGTCCGCAATCAGAGTGAATTACAGAATGAAGGTTCAATCGTAGGAAGTGTCAACATTCCAT TGCCAGAAGTTGTAGATGCATTTGCTATGAAACCCCAagattttcatgaaaaatatGGTATTTCGTTGccagaaaaaaatgcagacAACATTGTTTTGGGATGCCTATATGCAATCAGATCAAACAAAGCTGGACTTTATCTTCAGACCATTGGTTATAATGCCATTCG GATTTACAGTGGAGGCTTTAACGAATGGAAAGCTCTAGGTGGTCCCATAT TAAAATCGTCAGGTGTGGCTCCCGAGCTTAACATTCATCATTTGCTTAGCCGTGGTCGCATGCATTTCGCAGCGAGAGTTATTAGACGCGTGGCTCAATTTAATTCCAAGTTTTCCTATTCTACCGCCATGGCTCAACCTACTG GTACCATTAATTTCGAAGAAATTCGTGCCGGCttggaaaacaagaatttAATCTACGTGGATGTTCGTAATCAAAGTGAACTGCAGAGTGATGGCAAGGTTGTTGGGAGTGTCAATGTACCAT tGCCTGAAATAATGGAAGCATTTACATCAAGTGATGctgattttaaaaacaaatatgggTTTGACAAGCCTGATAAAAGTGCCCCATTAGTAGTTGGTTGTTTTGCAGGCAAAAGAGCTGCAGCTGCTGGAGAACAGCTTAGCTCACTTGGATTCAACATGATAAA GGTCTACCCTGGAAGCTTAAGTGATTGGAAGTCTAATGGAGGAGCGATTTCCAAagaataa
- the LOC130688745 gene encoding venom allergen 3 homolog, whose amino-acid sequence MPNLMWDDSLANAASEWAQNLQYKHEPDPVNYGQNLHMSFSHQPRNTTDWASVINGKDGWFDEVNYMDCASVVSFKSCQATNGKVIGHYTQLVWAETTHVGCAAIGYYDDYNGYPFTPGQPYKQFYICNYSPRGNAPNKPVYKVDYSLSSSNCPNQHE is encoded by the exons ATGCCTAATTTG ATGTGGGATGATTCACTGGCTAATGCTGCCTCGGAATGGGCACAGAACCTGCAATACAAACACG AGCCCGATCCAGTTAATTATGGGCAGAATTTGCACATGAGTTTCAGCCATCAACCCAGGAACACGACAGACTGGGCCAGTGTCATCAATGGCAAAGATGGCTGGTTTGACGAGGTCAATTACATGGATTGTGCTAGCGTCGTATCTTTCAA GAGTTGCCAGGCAACTAACGGCAAAGTAATTGGCCATTATACGCAATTAGTTTGGGCTGAAACTACTCACGTCGGTTGTGCAGCCATCGGATATTACGATGATTACAATGGCTATCCTTTCACGCCCGGACAGCCTTACAAACAGTTCTATATCTGCAATTACAGTCCTCGCGGCAATGCTCCGAATAAACCGGTCTACAAAGTGGATTATTCTTTATCTTCTTCAAATTGCCCCAATCAGCATGAATAA
- the LOC130688723 gene encoding uncharacterized protein LOC130688723 isoform X2: MPHGAFLMELHRSVSHVGNAVCWFLILLACTCPSNQRELKTNIRQLEPTHEMRKRLPDDELPICSGNLLDQRDYHYEKENLGYFDTRRLMSKTGSCQLLQYTVERAVACLDAIKEDNPQQKFLHLRRRMESEILLDHDRKSQPSPIPLIYHEDIEVISDILRLKLSFQWRPLLDGNVTEAIRQWVSLNNDEEQPYFIFLSMVLWHIVRIHSQEEYNVYQESLKNISPVLNQLMNNSRVIWLNQYPMLTFYEGMQYGGVNNLDIILSENAHRYNEAIRSILENRSGVHIWDSSNPLAEEYVRSCVFIRRGHSKFALSEDPDHTFINCEDYIHTGYSALSLATQLLFNDLCNTHLEIDFGD, translated from the exons ATGCCACACGGGGCATTTCTAATGGAACTTCATCGATCGGTTTCTCATGTCGGCAATGCAGTCTGCTGGTTTCTGATTTTGCTGGCTTGTACATGCCCCAGCAACCAAAGAGAATTGAAGACAAACATCAGACAACTAGAACCAACACACGAAATGCG GAAAAGATTGCCAGACGACGAGCTACCTATTTGCTCAGGTAACCTTCTCGATCAACGGGATTACcattatgaaaaagaaaacctcggATATTTTGATACCAGGCGGTTAATGTCCAAAACTGGTTCATGCCAACTTTTGCAGTACACAGTTGAACGGGCTGTTGCCTGTCTTGATGCTATTAAAGAAGATAACCCACAGCAAAAATTTCTTCATTTG AGACGTCGAATGGAATCCGAAATCCTTCTCG ATCACGACAGGAAGTCGCAGCCGAGTCCAATTCCACTTATTTATCACGAAGATATTGAAGTTATTAGTGATATCCTTAGGTTGAAGCTATCATTCCAATGGCGGCCATTATTAGACGGTAACGTCACCGAGGCCATACGCCAATGGGTGTCTCTTAATAACGATGAAGAGCAACCTTACTTTATTTTCCTAA GTATGGTCTTATGGCACATAGTCCGTATTCACAGCCAAGAAGAGTACAATGTTTACCAGGAAAGCCTAAAGAATATTAGCCCAGTTCTCAACCAGTTGATGAATAACAGCCGAGTAATTTGGCTTAATCAATATCCAATGCTGACATTCTACGAGGGTATGCAATACGGTGGAGTTAACAATTTGGACATCATTCTTTCAGAAAACGCTCATCGTTACAACGAAGCAATTCGAAGTATTCTAGA GAATCGCAGCGGCGTACACATATGGGATTCTAGCAACCCATTGGCAGAGGAATACGTTCGTAGTTGTGTCTTTATTCGACGTGGCCATTCAAAGTTTGCATTGTCGGAAGATCCAGATCATACCTTTATTAACTGCGAAGATTATATCCATACAGGTTATTCGGCACTGTCACTAGCCACCCAGCTCCTCTTTAATGACCTTTGCAATACTCATCTTGAAATTGACTTCGGGGACTAA
- the LOC130688723 gene encoding N-acetylneuraminate 9-O-acetyltransferase-like isoform X1 — MPHGAFLMELHRSVSHVGNAVCWFLILLACTCPSNQRELKTNIRQLEPTHEMRKRLPDDELPICSGNLLDQRDYHYEKENLGYFDTRRLMSKTGSCQLLQYTVERAVACLDAIKEDNPQQKFLHLVFIGDSRIRQQFFNFLMLIPDHDRKSQPSPIPLIYHEDIEVISDILRLKLSFQWRPLLDGNVTEAIRQWVSLNNDEEQPYFIFLSMVLWHIVRIHSQEEYNVYQESLKNISPVLNQLMNNSRVIWLNQYPMLTFYEGMQYGGVNNLDIILSENAHRYNEAIRSILENRSGVHIWDSSNPLAEEYVRSCVFIRRGHSKFALSEDPDHTFINCEDYIHTGYSALSLATQLLFNDLCNTHLEIDFGD, encoded by the exons ATGCCACACGGGGCATTTCTAATGGAACTTCATCGATCGGTTTCTCATGTCGGCAATGCAGTCTGCTGGTTTCTGATTTTGCTGGCTTGTACATGCCCCAGCAACCAAAGAGAATTGAAGACAAACATCAGACAACTAGAACCAACACACGAAATGCG GAAAAGATTGCCAGACGACGAGCTACCTATTTGCTCAGGTAACCTTCTCGATCAACGGGATTACcattatgaaaaagaaaacctcggATATTTTGATACCAGGCGGTTAATGTCCAAAACTGGTTCATGCCAACTTTTGCAGTACACAGTTGAACGGGCTGTTGCCTGTCTTGATGCTATTAAAGAAGATAACCCACAGCAAAAATTTCTTCATTTGGTATTTATCGGTGATTCGAGAATTCGTcaacaatttttcaattttctcatg CTAATTCCAGATCACGACAGGAAGTCGCAGCCGAGTCCAATTCCACTTATTTATCACGAAGATATTGAAGTTATTAGTGATATCCTTAGGTTGAAGCTATCATTCCAATGGCGGCCATTATTAGACGGTAACGTCACCGAGGCCATACGCCAATGGGTGTCTCTTAATAACGATGAAGAGCAACCTTACTTTATTTTCCTAA GTATGGTCTTATGGCACATAGTCCGTATTCACAGCCAAGAAGAGTACAATGTTTACCAGGAAAGCCTAAAGAATATTAGCCCAGTTCTCAACCAGTTGATGAATAACAGCCGAGTAATTTGGCTTAATCAATATCCAATGCTGACATTCTACGAGGGTATGCAATACGGTGGAGTTAACAATTTGGACATCATTCTTTCAGAAAACGCTCATCGTTACAACGAAGCAATTCGAAGTATTCTAGA GAATCGCAGCGGCGTACACATATGGGATTCTAGCAACCCATTGGCAGAGGAATACGTTCGTAGTTGTGTCTTTATTCGACGTGGCCATTCAAAGTTTGCATTGTCGGAAGATCCAGATCATACCTTTATTAACTGCGAAGATTATATCCATACAGGTTATTCGGCACTGTCACTAGCCACCCAGCTCCTCTTTAATGACCTTTGCAATACTCATCTTGAAATTGACTTCGGGGACTAA
- the LOC130688731 gene encoding surfeit locus protein 1-like gives MLGLRYLQKFKRVKSSAQHYIRRSASSYNQRSTNDIGLHGYSLLAIPALTFGLGTWQIYRWQWKLGVIEHLSNRTSAPPVPFQSTNIEGLSDMEYRKLELCGSFEHDKEIYIGPRSLVGNEKNETGGMLSSGQSGYHVVTPFKLSDSNLTVLVNRGWVPRKKLNPFTRLNGQTEGETKLIGIYRSNETRPQFVPQNRPKDRMFHFRDVEGMARFLDTAPIYFEADANSSVPDGPVGGQTVVTVRNEHVSYILTWYLLSAITAFLWHRRFVKKMPLM, from the exons aTGCTCGGCTTGAGATATCTCCAGAAATTTAAAAGGGTCAAG TCAAGTGCACAACATTACATAAGACGATCGGCTTCCAGCTACAACCAAAGATCGACGAATGATATTGGGCTTCATGGCTATTCCTTATTA GCAATACCCGCTCTCACCTTTGGTCTGGGCACTTGGCAGATATACAGATGGCAATGGAAACTTGGTGTTATAGAACACTTGTCTAATAGAACATCTGCACCTCCAGTTCCATTTCAGTCCACCAA CATTGAAGGACTGTCGGACATGGAATACCGAAAACTTGAACTTTGTGGATCATTTGAACATGACAAGGAAATTTATATAGGACCAAGGTCATTGgttggaaatgaaaagaatgaaactgGTGGGATGCTTTCTTCAGGACAAAGTGGCTACCATGTTGTTACTCCATTTAAGCTATCAGATTCCAA TCTTACAGTTCTTGTCAATCGCGGATGGGTCCCTCGTAAAAAGTTAAACCCGTTTACCAGATTAAACGGACAGACAGAAGGTGAAACAAAACTAATTGGAATTTATCGTTCGAACGAAACTCGCCCTCAGTTTGTGCCTCAGAATAGGCCCAAAGATCGTATGTTTCATTTTAG AGACGTGGAAGGAATGGCTCGATTTTTGGACACAGCTCCAATTTACTTTGAGGCTGACGCCAATAGTAGTGTTCCTGATGGACCAGTTGGTGGTCAAACGGTTGTCACTGTTAGAAACGAACATGTTTCCTATATTTTGACATGGTATTTATTATCCGCAATCACAGCTTTTCTGTGGCATAGGCGATTCGTTAAAAAAATGCCTCTTATGTAA
- the LOC130688720 gene encoding homeobox protein extradenticle-like isoform X1 → MDDPNRHMHPVPGGQVGLMHQPPYGLPPVNVGVNVGVNMSSLDGGNPDSENMTGRKQDIGEILQQIMNITDQSLDEAQARKHTLNCHRMKPALFSVLCEIKEKTVLSLRNTQEEEPPDPQLMRLDNMLIAEGVAGPEKGGGAGAAANASAAASQSGSMSDSAIEHSDYRAKLAQIRQIYHQELEKYEQACSEFTTHVMNLLREQSRTRPITPKEIERMVQIIHRKFSSIQMQLKQSTCEAVMILRSRFLDARRKRRNFSKQASEILNEYFYSHLSNPYPSEEAKEELARKCGITVSQVSNWFGNKRIRYKKNIGKAQEEANLYAAKKAAGSSSPYSMAGTPGPMMSPQPGGPELRGPQDSLGPYGAMGLNGGDFPSSMGGQGYGDSSMGYDPSMHQVNSP, encoded by the exons ATGGACGATCCAAATAGGCATATGCATCCTGTGCCAGGTGGACAGGTAGGGCTGATGCATCAGCCACCCTATGGGTTGCCTCCAGTTAACGTTGGAGTCAATGTAGGAGTTAATATGTCATCACTCGATGGAGGAAATCCTGATTCTGAAAATATGACTGGCCGGAAGCAG GACATTGGAGAAATTCTGCAGCAAATTATGAACATCACTGACCAGAGCCTTGATGAAGCCCAAGCTCGCAAGCATACTCTGAACTGTCATCGCATGAAGCCTGCATTATTTTCTGTGCTCTGtgaaatcaaagagaaaacag TTCTGTCGCTCCGCAACACCCAGGAGGAGGAGCCCCCAGATCCGCAACTCATGCGCTTGGACAACATGTTGATTGCCGAAGGAGTTGCTGGTCCAGAGAAAGGAGGTGGAGCTGGTGCCGCTGCAAACGCTTCAGCTGCGGCCTCTCAAAGCGGTTCCATGTCGGATTCGGCCATTGAGCACTCTGATTACAGAGCCAAGTTGGCTCAGATTCGTCAAATCTATCATCAAGAGCTGGAGAAATACGAGCAG GCTTGCAGTGAATTTACCACTCACGTTATGAATTTACTTCGAGAACAATCCCGTACTCGTCCGATTACACCCAAGGAAATAGAACGGATGGTCCAAATCATTCACCGCAAGTTTAGCTCGATCCAAATGCAGCTCAAACAAAGCACTTGCGAGGCTGTAATGATTTTGAGATCCCGATTCTTGGACGCAAG GAGGAAGCGACGGAACTTTAGCAAACAGGCTTCCGAGATCTTGAACGAGTATTTCTACTCGCACCTAAGCAACCCCTATCCAAGTGAAGAGGCGAAGGAAGAGTTGGCGCGCAAGTGTGGAATTACCGTTTCTCAG GTTTCCAACTGGTTTGGTAATAAACGAATTCGTTACAAGAAAAATATCGGAAAAGCCCAGGAAGAGGCCAACTTGTATGCTGCTAAGAAAGCCGCTGGTA GTTCCTCACCATATAGCATGGCTGGAACACCCGGACCGATGATGTCACCCCAACCTGGTGGTCCTGAATTACGAGGTCCCCAGGATTCCTTGGGCCCTTATGGGGCTATGGGACTCAACGGAGGTGATTTTCCTTCCTCGATGGGTGGCCAG ggttATGGTGACTCATCCATGGGTTACGATCCAAGTATGCATCAAGTGAATTCACCCTGA
- the LOC130688720 gene encoding homeobox protein extradenticle-like isoform X2, which translates to MDDPNRHMHPVPGGQVGLMHQPPYGLPPVNVGVNVGVNMSSLDGGNPDSENMTGRKQDIGEILQQIMNITDQSLDEAQARKHTLNCHRMKPALFSVLCEIKEKTVLSLRNTQEEEPPDPQLMRLDNMLIAEGVAGPEKGGGAGAAANASAAASQSGSMSDSAIEHSDYRAKLAQIRQIYHQELEKYEQACSEFTTHVMNLLREQSRTRPITPKEIERMVQIIHRKFSSIQMQLKQSTCEAVMILRSRFLDARRKRRNFSKQASEILNEYFYSHLSNPYPSEEAKEELARKCGITVSQVSNWFGNKRIRYKKNIGKAQEEANLYAAKKAAGSSPYSMAGTPGPMMSPQPGGPELRGPQDSLGPYGAMGLNGGDFPSSMGGQGYGDSSMGYDPSMHQVNSP; encoded by the exons ATGGACGATCCAAATAGGCATATGCATCCTGTGCCAGGTGGACAGGTAGGGCTGATGCATCAGCCACCCTATGGGTTGCCTCCAGTTAACGTTGGAGTCAATGTAGGAGTTAATATGTCATCACTCGATGGAGGAAATCCTGATTCTGAAAATATGACTGGCCGGAAGCAG GACATTGGAGAAATTCTGCAGCAAATTATGAACATCACTGACCAGAGCCTTGATGAAGCCCAAGCTCGCAAGCATACTCTGAACTGTCATCGCATGAAGCCTGCATTATTTTCTGTGCTCTGtgaaatcaaagagaaaacag TTCTGTCGCTCCGCAACACCCAGGAGGAGGAGCCCCCAGATCCGCAACTCATGCGCTTGGACAACATGTTGATTGCCGAAGGAGTTGCTGGTCCAGAGAAAGGAGGTGGAGCTGGTGCCGCTGCAAACGCTTCAGCTGCGGCCTCTCAAAGCGGTTCCATGTCGGATTCGGCCATTGAGCACTCTGATTACAGAGCCAAGTTGGCTCAGATTCGTCAAATCTATCATCAAGAGCTGGAGAAATACGAGCAG GCTTGCAGTGAATTTACCACTCACGTTATGAATTTACTTCGAGAACAATCCCGTACTCGTCCGATTACACCCAAGGAAATAGAACGGATGGTCCAAATCATTCACCGCAAGTTTAGCTCGATCCAAATGCAGCTCAAACAAAGCACTTGCGAGGCTGTAATGATTTTGAGATCCCGATTCTTGGACGCAAG GAGGAAGCGACGGAACTTTAGCAAACAGGCTTCCGAGATCTTGAACGAGTATTTCTACTCGCACCTAAGCAACCCCTATCCAAGTGAAGAGGCGAAGGAAGAGTTGGCGCGCAAGTGTGGAATTACCGTTTCTCAG GTTTCCAACTGGTTTGGTAATAAACGAATTCGTTACAAGAAAAATATCGGAAAAGCCCAGGAAGAGGCCAACTTGTATGCTGCTAAGAAAGCCGCTG GTTCCTCACCATATAGCATGGCTGGAACACCCGGACCGATGATGTCACCCCAACCTGGTGGTCCTGAATTACGAGGTCCCCAGGATTCCTTGGGCCCTTATGGGGCTATGGGACTCAACGGAGGTGATTTTCCTTCCTCGATGGGTGGCCAG ggttATGGTGACTCATCCATGGGTTACGATCCAAGTATGCATCAAGTGAATTCACCCTGA
- the LOC130688754 gene encoding adenosylhomocysteinase-like 1 isoform X4: MNDEDGPPSSSRRCFDDVKSSYSSHNAKVSEKLMDGAAAMGFRDRSKRRSSLPVSSLSNRRRSSSASAGSTSSSYTGSSSDEEEISPREKAQQTSKGMTDFCVRNINQAAYGRKEIDIAEQEMPGIMALRRRASEDRPLKGAKIVGCTHINAQTAVLIETLTELGAQVRWSACNIYSTQNEVAAALAEAGFSIFAWRGESEEDFWWCIDRCVTAENWQPNMILDDGGDATHLILKKYPAMFKMIKGIVEESVTGVHRLYQLSKTNKLTVPAMNVNDSVTKTKFDNLYSCKESIIDSLKRATDMMFGGKQVVVCGYGEVGKGCSQALKALGSVVYVTEIDPICALQACMDGFRVLKLSEVIRNVDLLITATGNKNVLTREYMDKMKSGAIVCNMGHSNTEIDVNSLRTPDLTWEKVRSQVDHVIWPDGKKIILLAEGRLVNLSCSSVSSFVVSITAATQALALIELFNAPSGRYKADVYLLPKKMDEYVASLHLPTFDAHLTELSDEQAKYMGLNKTGPFKPNYYRY, from the exons GTGTCGGAGAAGTTGATGGATGGCGCGGCAGCGATGGGGTTCCGCGACCGGTCCAAACGGCGATCCAGTCTGCCCGTTTCGTCACTTAGCAATCGGCGCCGTTCGTCTTCAGCTTCGGCCGGCTCAACTTCGT CGTCGTACACGGGCAGTTCGTCGGACGAGGAGGAGATTTCGCCACGTGAAAAAGCCCAGCAAACATCAAAAGGCATGACGGATTTCTGTGTCAGGAATATCAACCAAGCAGCTTACGGGCGAAAGGAGATTGACATTGCCGAACAAG AAATGCCAGGAATTATGGCGCTGAGGAGACGGGCTAGCGAAGATAGGCCTTTGAAAGGAGCCAAGATCGTCGGATGCACTCATATCAACGCCCAGACGGCT GTCCTTATTGAAACACTAACAGAACTAGGTGCCCAGGTGAGGTGGTCCGCTTGCAACATTTACTCTACGCAG AACGAAGTGGCTGCAGCATTGGCTGAAGCTG GTTTCTCGATATTCGCATGGCGTGGTGAATCAGAAGAAGATTTCTGGTGGTGTATCGATCGATGCGTCACAGCCGAAAACTGGCAACCAAACATGATTCTCGATGATGGAGGTGATGCCACTCATCTCATTCTGAAGAAATATCCTGCCATGTTTAAAATGATCAAAG GAATCGTCGAGGAGAGCGTGACTGGAGTCCATCGTCTCTATCAGTTATCCAAGACGAACAAGTTAACAGTGCCGGCCATGAACGTCAATGATTCCGTCACTAAAACCAAGTTCGATAATCTCTATTCGTGCAAAGAATCCATTATCGACAGTTTGAAGAGAGCTACCGACATGATGTTTGGTGGCAAGCAGGTGGTCGTCTGCGGCTACGGTGAAGTTGGCAAAGGATGTAGCCAAGCACTGAAAGCTCTCGGATCCGTCGTCTACGTCACGGAAATCGATCCTATCTGCGCCCTTCAAGCCTG CATGGATGGCTTTCGCGTCCTTAAGCTGAGTGAAGTCATCCGTAATGTTGATTTATTGATCACGGCCACGGGCAACAAAAACGTGCTCACTCGCGAGTACATGGACAAAATGAAATCGGGCGCCATCGTTTGCAACATGGGACACTCCAACACCGAAATTGACGTC AACAGTCTCAGGACACCCGACTTGACCTGGGAAAAGGTCCGCTCGCAAGTAGATCACGTCATCTGGCCTGATGGCAAAAAGATCATTCTCTTGGCGGAGGGGAGGTTGGTCAATCTCAGTTGTTCTTCCGTTTCATCATTCGTCGTTTCCATCACAGCCGCCACTCAAGCCCTGGCGCTTATTGAGCTGTTTAACGCTCCATCCGGTCGTTATAAAGCCGATGTTTACCTCCTACCAAAGAAGATGG ATGAATATGTCGCTAGCCTTCATTTGCCGACTTTCGATGCGCATTTAACTGAACTTTCCGATGAACAGGCCAAATACATGGGCCTGAACAAAACAGGTCCTTTCAAACCGAATTATTACAG ATATTGA